In Bacillus cereus ATCC 14579, a single window of DNA contains:
- a CDS encoding Imm3 family immunity protein produces MKDWEYNELFHAIREAYEELLDEERGYRYAIAKLADEFDNLGKIEGVIVDTAIGEIAVDYHIVFVGRIEGITKRLSMFNPQEAEGELTVEEIKDLSIRINNVIEGLKNVKSDYKSSVE; encoded by the coding sequence ATGAAAGATTGGGAGTATAATGAATTATTTCATGCAATTCGGGAGGCGTATGAAGAGTTATTAGATGAAGAGAGAGGGTATCGATATGCTATAGCAAAACTAGCGGATGAATTTGATAATTTAGGAAAGATTGAAGGTGTTATAGTTGATACTGCCATAGGAGAAATTGCAGTCGATTATCATATAGTTTTTGTTGGGCGTATTGAAGGTATAACAAAGAGGCTAAGTATGTTTAACCCTCAAGAGGCAGAAGGAGAATTGACAGTAGAGGAAATAAAAGATTTATCGATAAGAATAAATAATGTAATAGAAGGGTTAAAAAATGTAAAGAGTGATTATAAATCTTCGGTTGAATAA
- a CDS encoding DUF3895 domain-containing protein, translating into MNQISFEDLFEEENKREKVEVAETPVPLSPLQKDILELINSEEISALELCEQLIRAGKISDERFTTNKPKAYGQVCLLLEGFVKEGKLIFVKSDEKRDRVYKLNEEDSNE; encoded by the coding sequence ATGAATCAAATTTCATTCGAAGATTTATTTGAAGAAGAAAACAAACGAGAAAAGGTGGAGGTAGCTGAGACCCCTGTGCCTTTATCGCCCTTACAAAAGGATATTTTAGAATTAATTAATTCTGAAGAAATAAGTGCACTTGAGTTATGCGAACAATTAATACGAGCTGGTAAAATATCAGATGAGAGATTCACAACGAATAAGCCTAAAGCATATGGGCAAGTATGCTTACTATTAGAAGGTTTTGTTAAAGAAGGAAAGCTTATTTTTGTCAAAAGTGATGAGAAAAGAGATAGAGTATATAAATTGAATGAAGAAGATTCTAACGAATAA
- a CDS encoding SMI1/KNR4 family protein — MGKDEIANLLDSMLDKELEDLDSPSDNDWRELEKKFGCQFPKEFKCFIELMSEYVFPGDILNVSSGKTNGNDTIEFIYDYEMKEGFWKKELIPFYSIGNGDYFCLHSKEGQRTGVYFYFHEEHGVTKEADNFEEWLNQLPTYLN, encoded by the coding sequence GTGGGAAAAGATGAAATTGCAAACTTATTAGACAGTATGTTAGATAAAGAATTAGAGGATTTAGATTCCCCTTCAGATAATGATTGGAGGGAACTGGAGAAAAAATTTGGATGTCAATTTCCTAAAGAATTTAAATGCTTTATTGAACTAATGTCTGAATATGTATTTCCAGGGGATATTTTAAATGTTTCTAGTGGTAAGACGAACGGAAATGATACTATTGAATTTATTTATGATTATGAAATGAAAGAAGGTTTTTGGAAAAAAGAACTAATCCCTTTTTATAGTATAGGTAATGGGGATTACTTTTGCCTTCATTCAAAAGAGGGGCAGAGAACGGGAGTTTACTTTTATTTTCATGAAGAACATGGTGTAACTAAGGAAGCGGATAATTTTGAAGAATGGTTAAATCAATTACCAACCTATTTGAATTAA
- a CDS encoding Imm30 family immunity protein, protein MRFLENEGDNIEVFESILNELANKGTNDIIPDLCIIFEDHIAEPSAGDYLVETIFYIAKHSGVEEGLCKLAIIIPKMLSHAEF, encoded by the coding sequence ATGCGTTTTCTAGAGAATGAAGGGGATAATATTGAAGTTTTTGAGAGTATTCTTAATGAATTAGCAAATAAAGGGACAAATGATATAATTCCTGATCTTTGTATAATTTTTGAGGATCATATTGCTGAGCCATCAGCGGGTGACTACCTTGTTGAAACGATTTTTTATATTGCTAAACATTCCGGAGTAGAGGAAGGACTATGCAAATTAGCTATTATTATTCCTAAAATGTTATCTCATGCAGAATTCTAG
- a CDS encoding immunity protein YezG family protein: protein MKEFEERFSELQADMVSICMEYVENRADKVYVYASYEEDMISSSFFYFINNNYVECHKVNDALKNGEKRYDVSPERMFQVLQIISEDIERIEMLCKEYEKDMPTEMKLIYDTKSGKFKAEYEYDLIHTNDDIKTADDFADEWFEEVKNNNL, encoded by the coding sequence ATGAAAGAATTTGAGGAAAGGTTTAGTGAATTGCAAGCTGATATGGTATCCATATGTATGGAATATGTTGAAAATAGAGCTGATAAAGTATATGTGTACGCTTCATATGAAGAAGATATGATTTCTAGTAGTTTCTTTTATTTCATTAACAATAACTATGTAGAGTGTCACAAGGTTAATGATGCATTGAAAAATGGAGAAAAAAGATATGATGTATCTCCAGAACGAATGTTTCAGGTTCTACAAATTATAAGTGAAGATATCGAAAGAATTGAAATGTTATGCAAAGAATACGAAAAAGATATGCCAACTGAGATGAAATTAATATACGATACTAAGAGTGGTAAGTTTAAAGCTGAATATGAGTATGATTTAATCCATACAAATGATGATATAAAAACGGCGGATGATTTTGCTGATGAGTGGTTTGAGGAAGTGAAAAATAATAACCTTTAA
- a CDS encoding DUF2004 domain-containing protein, protein MIINDAVFGEIEYTYGWVKDINVEFCGKEVEIALIVKGEEDGKFDEGQYTAYNSLLQNWQQLQQDFLQAILDYYKQERQQLGYDIGFNENYPHIETIDQLLKRITLVGIVVPYGDIHEERDIGITFDCTWDTENGLGIRLLNEKVTEVGYQDVAI, encoded by the coding sequence ATGATTATAAATGATGCAGTTTTTGGTGAGATTGAGTATACATATGGATGGGTTAAGGACATTAACGTTGAATTTTGTGGAAAAGAAGTTGAAATAGCATTGATAGTGAAAGGTGAAGAAGACGGTAAGTTTGATGAAGGACAATATACTGCTTATAATTCATTATTGCAAAATTGGCAACAATTGCAGCAAGATTTTTTACAAGCGATTTTAGACTATTACAAGCAAGAGCGTCAACAATTAGGATATGATATTGGATTTAATGAAAATTATCCGCATATCGAAACAATTGATCAATTACTTAAGAGGATCACTTTAGTTGGAATTGTAGTCCCATATGGAGATATTCATGAAGAACGAGATATTGGGATAACTTTCGATTGTACGTGGGATACAGAGAATGGATTAGGAATACGTTTACTAAATGAAAAAGTAACTGAAGTGGGGTATCAAGACGTTGCTATTTGA
- a CDS encoding SMI1/KNR4 family protein → MINLSNIPDLIEKSAASDIEIQAVENRMNVTLPNVYKELLRCTNGFSIGSGLLIYGTEHIAERNEVWEVDEYARGYVSIGDDGGGNVFLMAQHAEEKEVVVIDSGDMNPSHATVITADFKKWVNSGCVSEIEQKAIHKSSDICNIVLVKTPSEGLKDLIRIKNILGLEISVIDLLKGSKNLPYILVERFPYGKAKKLIEKLAIDSTILSIETTGKNS, encoded by the coding sequence ATGATTAATCTATCTAATATTCCAGATTTGATAGAAAAGTCAGCAGCGAGTGATATTGAAATTCAAGCAGTAGAAAATCGCATGAATGTTACATTACCTAATGTATATAAAGAATTATTGAGATGTACAAATGGCTTTTCAATCGGTAGTGGATTACTTATTTATGGTACGGAGCATATTGCAGAAAGGAACGAGGTTTGGGAAGTAGATGAGTATGCGAGGGGATATGTCTCAATTGGTGATGACGGTGGGGGTAATGTATTTTTAATGGCTCAACATGCAGAGGAAAAAGAGGTGGTAGTAATTGATTCTGGGGACATGAATCCAAGCCATGCTACTGTAATTACCGCTGATTTTAAAAAATGGGTGAATAGTGGTTGTGTAAGTGAAATAGAACAGAAAGCGATACATAAGTCGTCTGATATATGTAATATAGTGTTAGTGAAAACTCCTAGTGAAGGTTTGAAAGATTTAATAAGAATAAAGAACATATTAGGGCTTGAGATTTCCGTAATTGATTTGCTAAAGGGTTCAAAAAATCTTCCTTATATATTAGTAGAGAGATTTCCATACGGGAAGGCGAAAAAACTCATTGAAAAATTAGCAATTGATAGTACTATACTGAGTATAGAAACGACTGGAAAAAACAGTTAA
- a CDS encoding immunity 22 family protein encodes MESPGAVSLWFGNGTSEMVLRKYVEIKYDNEGNRIPSRFMTDFQIDFIEYNQDLLECTYNEHVTSSLSELLQNASYSESIISELIEFYGGNLEEQYNTVIRLYDFEYEELVEEAKLDGRSLKYMGSVIYED; translated from the coding sequence ATGGAAAGTCCAGGAGCTGTTTCTCTTTGGTTTGGAAATGGTACTAGCGAAATGGTGTTAAGAAAGTATGTAGAAATAAAATATGATAATGAGGGGAACAGGATTCCTTCGCGTTTTATGACTGATTTTCAAATAGATTTCATTGAGTATAATCAAGACTTATTAGAATGTACATATAATGAACATGTTACATCTTCTTTGTCTGAATTACTACAGAATGCTTCGTATTCTGAATCAATTATAAGTGAACTTATAGAATTTTATGGTGGAAATTTAGAAGAACAATACAATACTGTCATTAGGTTATATGATTTTGAATATGAAGAACTTGTTGAAGAAGCAAAACTGGATGGTAGAAGCCTGAAGTATATGGGATCGGTAATTTATGAAGATTAG
- a CDS encoding antitoxin YezG family protein yields the protein MNDEKLSKLYNEIAEVVIDTIPEKWFKVYLYGEVGEGAQEAYFYYYTEENSTPIYSHSIFEIFNVPEEEYFKKWHRLLDCIKRMKKEFIDNDQEAWTNFTMIFDNTGKFDIDFNYDDLSDENSHERMIIWEYEHLGLMPKSNSGKKYLEKHLKNLEDTKK from the coding sequence ATGAATGATGAAAAATTAAGCAAGTTATACAATGAAATAGCAGAGGTTGTAATTGATACAATTCCAGAGAAGTGGTTTAAGGTTTACCTGTATGGTGAGGTTGGGGAAGGTGCTCAAGAGGCATATTTTTATTACTACACTGAAGAGAATAGTACTCCTATTTACAGTCATAGTATTTTTGAAATCTTTAATGTCCCAGAAGAAGAATATTTTAAGAAGTGGCATCGTTTGTTAGATTGTATTAAGAGAATGAAGAAAGAGTTTATTGATAATGATCAAGAAGCTTGGACAAATTTCACTATGATTTTTGATAATACAGGAAAGTTTGATATTGACTTTAATTATGATGACCTTTCAGATGAAAATTCCCACGAGAGAATGATTATTTGGGAATATGAACATCTTGGTCTTATGCCTAAAAGTAATTCAGGGAAAAAATACTTAGAAAAGCATCTTAAAAATCTGGAAGATACAAAAAAATGA
- a CDS encoding DUF6985 domain-containing protein has product MTINDKVFGELDYQYTWVGYRTIKFLGKDTEIALLIGGEDDGKFDEGQYVAYNSLMDNWEKIQHNILQPLLNYYKQKRHELGYDVAFNEDYPLIETVDQLIEHITLVGISVPYDFLRDGRDVGISFDCSWDEENGLGIRLINERVDEVGYQDVAI; this is encoded by the coding sequence ATGACAATAAATGATAAAGTTTTTGGAGAACTTGATTATCAGTATACATGGGTAGGATACAGAACCATAAAGTTTTTAGGAAAGGACACGGAGATAGCATTATTAATTGGAGGAGAAGATGATGGTAAATTTGATGAAGGTCAATATGTGGCATACAATTCATTAATGGATAATTGGGAGAAAATCCAACATAACATATTACAACCACTTTTAAATTATTATAAACAAAAAAGGCATGAGCTTGGTTATGATGTTGCATTTAATGAAGATTATCCATTAATTGAAACAGTTGATCAATTAATAGAACATATAACATTAGTAGGTATTTCTGTTCCGTATGATTTCCTTCGTGATGGACGTGATGTAGGGATCTCGTTTGATTGTTCATGGGATGAGGAAAATGGTTTAGGAATTCGTCTTATAAATGAAAGGGTAGATGAAGTAGGTTATCAAGATGTCGCTATTTAA
- a CDS encoding HNH endonuclease, with the protein MPDGSVVRSGTNYSGKFQEAHDASKASIQSRVSNLESGGVKGTGNREAEVPPAFKQEEFASTYESRFKQTPAETNSNVVFEGVRGESLCTLKPPPDPTLQKILNEAGINGIEYKNGVPDFSPVAKAQLEIDYMLGGKGAKGNTARDYNFKQANERLADQLNNSPELANQFGMEAGGITAKDIEKYRVKNKLTWHELNDGVTIQLVPTEINAKFGHLGGVGEINAGAFEPGGFANK; encoded by the coding sequence ATGCCAGATGGAAGTGTCGTTAGATCTGGAACGAACTATAGCGGAAAATTCCAAGAAGCCCATGATGCCTCAAAGGCGAGTATTCAGAGTAGGGTCTCGAATTTGGAGAGTGGTGGGGTTAAGGGTACGGGTAATAGAGAGGCTGAAGTTCCACCAGCCTTCAAGCAAGAGGAATTTGCCAGTACATATGAATCAAGATTCAAGCAAACACCCGCAGAAACGAATTCAAATGTCGTTTTTGAAGGGGTTAGAGGTGAGTCTTTATGTACCCTAAAACCACCACCAGATCCTACGTTACAGAAAATCTTAAATGAAGCTGGTATTAATGGAATTGAGTATAAAAATGGAGTTCCTGATTTTTCACCAGTAGCAAAGGCACAGTTGGAAATCGATTATATGCTAGGTGGAAAAGGGGCTAAAGGAAATACTGCTAGAGATTATAATTTTAAGCAAGCAAATGAAAGGTTAGCAGATCAGCTTAATAATTCACCAGAATTGGCAAACCAATTTGGAATGGAAGCTGGTGGAATTACGGCAAAAGATATAGAAAAATACCGAGTGAAAAATAAATTAACATGGCATGAGTTAAATGATGGAGTTACTATACAACTTGTGCCAACAGAAATAAACGCCAAATTTGGACACCTTGGTGGAGTTGGTGAAATAAACGCAGGAGCTTTTGAACCTGGAGGATTTGCAAATAAATAA